The Streptomyces sp. NBC_00286 nucleotide sequence AGTTCGCCCGCTCCAGGAGGGGCGTGTCCGGATCCTCGGCGAGCTCCAGGACGCGCTCGTTGAACGCGAGCCAGCTGCGCTCCCGGTCCAGGAAGCGGTTCGGCGGGAGCTGGGGGCCGACGCCGTCGGTCTCCTCGTACGCGTCGAGGTCGGCGTCGATGTCGGGCTCGAGGTCGGAGACCACGGCCGACACGGTGTGCGGTCGGTGCGCGGCGATGGAGCCGACGGAGGGCTGGGCGTGCTGGACCTGGAGGTCGGGCTGGGTCATGAACCCATTGTTCCGCGTCGGAACCGAAACGGGCGCGTCAGAAGAAGCGGGCGGGAGCGCGGCGACGAACTGCAGGCTCCTGCTCTCCTGTACCGGTGGGGGCTCGTTCTCCGGGGGAGGCGAAGGCTCGGGGACGGAGGGGCTCATTCACTGAGCGTCGCAAGTTCGTCTGAATCGATGGTTACGGCAACATGACGTACGGGACATGGAGGGGCGTCTCCCGGGGGTCCGCACCCCCGGGAGACGGATACGCCCTACCCCCGTGAGGGCGTACTACGCCGCAGCAGCCAGAAGGCGCCGGCGGTGGCAAGGACCGCGAGGGCCAGCGCGATGCCGGCGTCCATGAGCTGGAGCGGCCAGTGGTGGGACTGGGGATGGAAGACGGTGTAGTGCCCGGTGATGTCCCCTTCCTTCACGCAGCCCGGGCCCGGCAGGGCGCGGCAGGGATGGCTCTCGCTCCGTTCGCCGGAGGTGAGCACGTACCCGCTGCTCATGTGGAGGGCCGATTGCGGCAGCTGGTACCCGTCCGGGTCGGAGGCCGTCACGGACGAGGTGGGCCACAGGTCCCACCGGTACCGGTCCATGAGGTTGAAGAAGGCCAGGGCGGCGGCGAAGCCGAGGCCGGCGGCGGGCAGGGCCCTTTTCGTGACCAGCCCGGCGAGGGCCCCGAGGGCGAGGCCCGCGAGGGCATACGTGACGGCGGTCGGGCCGGTGGTGACGAAGGTGTGGCCGAAGTACCAGTCCAGGGCCAGGTCGGGGCCGCCGTCCTGGCGGGCCCAGACGTTCAGCAGGACGGCCGTGGTGGTGCCGGCGGTCAGCAGCAGGGCCGGGACGGCGAGCTTGGCGGCGAGCCAGCGCAGCGGGGTGACCGACTGGGTCCAGGCCAGTCGCGCGGTGCCGCTCTCCAGCTCCCGGCCGATGAGCGCGCCGCCCGCCCAGGCGGCGACGGGGAACATCACGTACGACAAGGCCGTGGCCGTCAGCGACACGATGCGGCGGTACGTCGTGTCGTCGAAGGTCGACGCGGTGAGGTTGAGGCAGTACGCGGAAGGGGTGCAGGGGCCGGTGCTCGCACGGGCGGTGTCCCCGATGACGTACATCCAGACCATGGCGGCCGCGAAGGCCACGAGGGCGGCGCCCCCGACGTACAGCGCCGTGCGGTGCAGGCGCAGCACCGACCAGGTCAGGCCGCGTGGTGCGAACCGACTGCGGAGGCGGGCGGCCGTCGGGACGGCGGCGAGGGCGGTCATACGGCGGCCTCCCGGGCGGCGGGGTCGAGGGTCAGCGCCGGGGCGTCCGGGCTGCGGAGATGGGCGAGGACCAGCTCCTCGAGGGACGGCTCGGCGGTCTGCCAGGCGCCGTCCAGAGGTCCGGCCGCGCGGACGAGGGCGGAGAGATGGCGGCCCGTGGTGCGGGACTCGACGACGGTGTGCGGCGCGAGGGTGTCGACGGCGTCGGCCGGGCCGGTGAGCAGGGTGTGCGCGGCGAGCAGGTCCTCCAGCGGGCCCGCGAGGCGCACCCGGCCGGCGCCGAGGAGCAGCAGGAAGTCGCAGGAGCCCTCGAGTTCGGCGACGACGTGGGAGGTCATCACCACCGTGGTGCCGCTCTCGGCGGCCTCGGCGAGCAGGGTGCCCATCAGTTCGTGGCGGGCCAGCGGGTCGAGGTCGGCCATCGGCTCGTCCAGGAGGAGGAGTTCGGGGCGCTTGCCGAGCGCGAGGGCGAGCGCGACCCGGGTGCGCT carries:
- a CDS encoding ABC transporter ATP-binding protein, yielding MTDTAIEAAALGKRFGRRGKWALRDCTLRLPAGRVCAVVGPNGAGKTTLLAVAAGLLGPTEGSLTVLGTHPTEARARIAYVAQDKPLHLQLTVADTLRLGQELNPGRWDTTVAERVVAQGDLDPKARVRSLSGGQRTRVALALALGKRPELLLLDEPMADLDPLARHELMGTLLAEAAESGTTVVMTSHVVAELEGSCDFLLLLGAGRVRLAGPLEDLLAAHTLLTGPADAVDTLAPHTVVESRTTGRHLSALVRAAGPLDGAWQTAEPSLEELVLAHLRSPDAPALTLDPAAREAAV